Sequence from the Panicum virgatum strain AP13 chromosome 5N, P.virgatum_v5, whole genome shotgun sequence genome:
GTACGAAGTATGAAATTTGGATTCAGgtacaaaattaattaaaacaAATTTCACAAGATGGCTAAACCAGTCATGCCATGAGAGACAGAAAGACAGAACATATACCCTGTTCTAGGGAGATGCAAATGGAGTCATAGTTATAACATACCTAATTCCATCGGTTAAGCCCCCACCGGTCCAGCTGATTCCACCTGTGGCACATTTTGCCCTGCACCAACCCCAGCAACTTCACTTAAGATCCCTGCATCCAAAAAAGAGAGGAACTTGGCTTAAGAGCAACAACTTCTCATCTCTGCATATTTCAAATaagaatttggtgatcattgaAGGTAAAAGAAACAGTGGGTACTTTCATCGTCCTTATCTTTATCTTGGACTATAGTGAGCCAATCTTTCGCACTAACTAAAGCCTCCTACATCTCAGATTTTGGCCTACGAACAACTCGACAACGAGATTTGAAATCAGCTAATTCTTCTTCTAGTACCCTTTTCCCAAGCACAGGTGAACCAACAGTACAGATGCTTCCACTTGAACTTGACACAAATGCTGAGCCATCACTCCTTGCAAATCGTTCATACTCATTGAAGTACTTCTTCAGCCAATCTTGTACTGATTTCGTACATTTATCAGCTTGATCGAAACTGCTACATACTTTCTCATACCACATAATCAAACTTTCTTCTTGGATCTAAGATAGTGGCAATGACAATTACAACGTTAAAATCGTACTCTTTCCTTCTCCGGAGGCTAGACTCATTAGGTACTGGTTTAGGCTCCCAATATTTCGCAAATTTAACCTTCATTGCAGCAGCCAAATCTACCAAAACTTCATTATTTTGCCATGTTGGATCATTCAAAGCATATCGAATAGAAAGCACTAATGGTAAGAATTTGTGCGAAGTTGGTTTTTGGTCAGCCGATACTAGATTTGTGGCTTCTTCAAAAGCCTTGAGAAATACACATATCGCTTCGGCTTTTGACCACTCTTCTTCATTTGGTGCAACTTCAAGATATTGTTCAGCATAaatactgtcgggtaccacgattaggggcaccctaatcggggtactaggatcgctttaaaaacacaaacacctgttaagacaactgggcccacgaaggcccacggcctgcttcccatccggaagaaaggaaagggctcaaagaagcccagcatgcggcccattcgcatccccctcgggCCCGCCGGacaacctccgcctcgctcgagggctcccctcgggaccctcgaccgcgcaacacacctccgcctcactcgagggtagcggacctatcctcgagcgggtgactcatttccgcctcactcgaggccgtctctcggcacaagggacaaacaaccccgccgcccaaccgaccgccgtacgaaggcattaaaggccaaccactccgccacggcaccAAGGGCGGGCGGCGTCAGGCTGCCACttccacagtggatgtgaccggggtcccatccgctgactccggtcaccattccgccatcccggatgctgtagcagcaccttGGGACCTGTAACGTGGGATAggacaggctcggcactgctcccgtaccattatgccgacaccgaccatccggactcacctccccgctggggaaggggtccggcgatgtcacgtgtccttccgagaAGGGCACTCAGCACGCGCGggcggggccccggacctccctccTTGTGGAGTCCGAGACCTCCGcgcgtcccccggacctcctagtgtgcacgctcgcactccgaccagggggtccagggccgccgcgcgccccgctaccactgccgctggtgcaagcaggaccctaatccgtagggcccaccgaatgccaccgcgccgtatataggagaccatacatcagcgacgaccacgctgcctacagggacactgcaggacggcCGGCGCGATCCTCGCAGAACCAAGGAtgaaatccaggacgacagcgatgcgcgccgccttcccacagtgtacttcctacagtatccaaCCACTGTACCctgcgattcaggggaaaacgacgacttctatgcccccactcatgtaccccgcccctccttgtgactataaaaggagggggtgggcttcctttagccGGGGCGGCTGGCTGgttagtctctctctctctctggcttctcttttccaagaggacgttcagggactactgagcactcatccgagctgactccacttctagcagagacttgggagcttccctccctctctcgccttgcttgtatcccctgctacaagcactccgggtgcaagataatacagtgccctcgcacaccccctttgttGGACGTTCGGCCCCGTgcccggaaccaggataaaccgcgcgttgctgtgttgcctcttgcatcatcatcatctgggacgaggaagcacgccgcatttactagttgggatccgggccccctgggTCGGAACactgacagttggcgcgccaggtagggggagcggcgtgacatttttctctctttttcccatttgatctccagggatggcgggcagatccaacccataccccataGGCGTTTCGGATCTGTTTCCAGCGGGACGCATGATCTCGtttgggagtctcgagttcagggcaaccggcaacggttacctcatgcagctcctctcccccggacgcaaccccgtcaccccgacttcaccagcccggcgcaacaggcgctcgggccaacgTTCGCGACAGGCGCAggtggagcggcgtcgtgcggcacgccacaactcccccacgtgggtcgaggctggcatgtcgctgcTCAGCATCACGACTAGCGGGGCCACCgcctcgtcatcacgtgcctcggcgtcatctgcgccgacaTCGTCACCTGCTGcggcactagtgcctcccaggggggctcgacttcggcgtcgcccttcccctttgggatgcgcaacgctaCCGCCCACGCCTCATCAACCAGCGCTaacttcatcgagcatgaggatctaccgggtcatcatcttctgtcgatccacagcctcatcgcgtcgtcttctgacgaatcctaccccgagacggcgagctcgatcgccgacgacgtcaacttcttcatgaacaactttacggccgagaaggccgaggactactccggggtccgcgaccccgacgctctccgcaCGTTCCAGCtagcgacggcttactgcctcacctgctccgaagactccagcgagggggattttgaTCCTTCCCGagagtgcttcatggcggacctcgcggacgagcaaaatgacaacgccccgagcaaccacgaggacggcggggcggacgcgcaggcaaacccaccggtggtgccgcttgcagccccttcttcgtcaagctcggcggcgcgccaagctcagctggcacagctcaatgagcttcaagccaagctcgacgagcagcgtcaacaaacccaggagctgcgcgccgcactcgagcagcagcgtaccgtgcgtggtgcacacgcccaggcggcgggacgtgttgcacgggagcgcatcctggccgaccacaacgtcgacaaatctctggagctgaagacggcgggcgagaagctcgtcgctgtggcttacctactccaagctatgcccgagccatcgacaccttcgggccgcaacctgcgccgcgagacacaggagctcatcgagcaagctaccgtgcagcaggccgagagttctgcgtctcgtatgcgttcgaaggccccggagcagcgtgatgggactgcgcaccaggaccgtgaggtttctgtgcacacacccccagctgggaagggcaaggcagccgtaacgcccggtgcgaaggcgccctcggtgcacgagcgcatcgggagagttcccgtaagggagcgaatccgcgacactcataggcacgctggcgacggcgacgcccgcaacgtcatcgacggcaggaggtacaccctcgacggggtggatgcTTTGACCCCGAGCATGACAGAGGTGAGtccccggagcctccgggcacccgggtattcagccgggagattcgaactgcatcttttcccccgcgctttcgacaacccaacaccctcgtcaaatactcgggcgagactgatcctgcagtctggctcaatgactaccgcctagcgtgccagctaggcggcgcgacggaggacgcggtcatcatccgcaaccttcctcttcatcttgctgacgacacacgaacgtggctcgagcacctgcctgcggatcagatccacaactgggccgacttggtccacatcttcgtgggcaacttccaaggcacgtacgtgcgccctgggaactcctgggatctcaaagggtgttgccagaagccccgcgagtccctgcatgactacgtgcgacgcttctccaagcagtgcaccaagctccccagcgtcacccacgtcgaggtcatcaacgctttccttGAGGGTACGACCTgtaggaacctggtgcatgagctcgtaagaagccgacccgtcaacaccaatgagctgttcgacgctgccaccaactacgccgccggcgaggaagccgttggtgccatcttcgacgacaaattgagcaagcgcaaggacgatgcgcccgcggagggtagcaacgccaagcccaacgcccccgccaagaaacagaagcgggggaggaagggaaagaagccggtcccaccgaaccagcgtgggtcagggcaggcagaggactccgaggaggccttcgccgccgccccagactgcaaaggacctcgaggcccccctcgaggcggtggtggccaattcgacgacatgctcaagaagccgtgcccttaccacaagggcccggtcaatcataccctcgagcagtgcgaaatgctcaagaaatactacaaccgtgtcgcgcatcgcgacgaggacaagaagaaggatgctggtgacaaaggtggagatgacgagttccccccagtggagaacgccttcttcatctttggaggagcaacgacgaatatgacttctcggcagcgcaagcatgagcgccgcgaagtcttttccgtcaccaaagccacgccatcctacctcgactggtcgaaggataccatcacctttggccgcgaggaccaccccgactacgtcctgCATCCAGGATGGTATCCGCTcattgtcgaccccatcatctacaacactcgcttctccaaggtgctcatggacggaggcagcagcctcaacatcatgtacgcccctaccttggagctcatggggatcggactggacaagcttcgccccagcaagtcgccattccacggcgtcgcgccggggaagcgagtccaacccctcggccagatcgatctgcctgtgtgcttcggcacagcagccaacttccgcaaggaggtactcactttcgaggtggtggggtttcggggatcctaccatgccatcctggGTCGTCCTtgttacgccaagttcatggccgtccccaactacacctacctcaagctcaagatgccgggtccaaagggcgtgatcaccatcggctcttcattcgagcacgcctacgagtgcgacgttgagtgcgttgagcgcgcagaagctcaagcggaggacgaggccctcgcagccaccctcgacaaaatggcaagcgaggccttggactccacgcaccgacacgccgggagcttcgaacccgccgaggatATCAAGAAGATGCCCCTCGATCCGaaccactccgacgacaaggcgttgcagatcagcgccaacctcgacggcaaataggaagtggtgctcgtcgatttccttcCGCGCCAAcacagacatctttgcgtggagcccctcggacatgcctggcataccgagggaggtcgccgagcactaccttgatgtccgacccaactccaagccggtgaagcagcgcctgcgacacttcgacgagctcaagcgccgggcgatcggcgaggagttgcagaaacttctggcgaccggattcatcaaagaggtattccatcccgagtggctagctgatccagtattagtgaagaaaaagagtggaaactggaggatgtgtgtacattacactagtttaaataagacatgtccgaaggttccctttcctttgccacgaattgatcagattgtagatactactgcgggatgtgaactcctatcctttcttgatgcctattccggttaccaccaaatcaagatgaaagagaccgaccagctcgcgacttcttttatcacacccttcggcatgtaATGCTatgttacgatgccctttggcctcagaaacgcggtgtatgctccatgttttcggagaccatctcgggcagagcgtagaggcatatgtcgatgatatcgttgtaaaaaccaggaaggcggacgacctggttgccgatctcaaaatcgcgttcgattgcctacgggccaaaggggtgaaactcaaccccgaaaagtgcatgttcggggtgcctcgaggcatgctcttgggcttcattgtctcccagcggggcatcgaacccaaccccgacaaagtctcggccattaCTCGGATGGGGCCGACCCGAGATCTAAAGGGGGtatagagggtcatgggatgcctagcatcccttagccgtttcatctcacgtctcggcgagaaaggcttacccctgtatcgactcttgaggaaaaccgagcgcttcacgtggacccccgaagcccaagaagccctcgaaaggctgaaggcgtcgctcactcgcgtccccattctcacaccacctatgggcggcgagcccctctatctgtacgtagctgcgacgacccaagtggtcagcgcggtgatcgtggtcgaaagacaagaggagggtcatacTCTGCCCGCCCAACGACTGGTAtattacatcagcgaggtgttgtctgaaactaagacacgatatccgcagattcaaaaactgctctacgcagtggttttggctcggcacaagctgcgccactacttcgaggctcaccccgttaccatggtctcgtctttccccttgggagagatagcccgtaaccgggaagccgagggtagaattgccaaatggtctgtggagctgatgggaagaaacactcacctacgccccccgcaaggcgatcaagtcccaaatcttggctgacttcgtggctgagtggacggacactcagctaccttCACCACAAATCCAgagcgaatgctggactatgtacttcgatggatcggtgatgaaaaccggcgccggtgccggcctcctcttcatctcacccctcggagaacacatgcggtacgtgatacgcttgcatttccctgcttccaacaacatggcggagtacgaggcccttctcagtggcctccgcatcgccatcgagctcggcgtcaaacgcctcgacgcgcacggcgactctcaactcgttgtcgatcaagtcatgaaggagtctagctgtcatgacccgaagatggaggcatactgcagtgcagtgcgccgcctcgaagacaaattcgacggccttgagctcaatcatgtcccgcgcaagtacaacgaggacgccgacgaattagccaagatcacgtcggggcggaccaccgtccccctgaacatcttcgctcgcgacatcaccaagccctccgccgaattcaaAGATCCGGCGGAACCGGGCCCCTCGACCACCGGGTCCCCCTgagggaaccccccggcggacggggttgagcccatggacattgacttcgggaccacctccgctgacgaggccgaagcaatggaagtcgacgaggcccccacttcgcgagaCTGACGCGTCCAGTACATTGACTGGATGgctcgaggggtcctaccctcgaaccgtgctcaagcgcggcgcctcgctaggcgggccaagtccttcgttctaatcgatgacgtgctatacaagcgcagtccctcgggcgtcatgcagcgatgcatccccgaccccgagggcaaggagctgatccgcgacatccacgccggCATATGCGGCCATCACGCTGCACCGCGCactctcgtgggtaacgcgttccggcaaggcttctactggcccaccgcggtcgctgacgccaccgacgttgtgcgaacctgcgagggttgccagttctacgcgcGAAAAACACagctcccggcccatgctctgcagaccatccccatcacatggccgttcgccgtgtggggactagacctcgtcggtccgctgaagaaggcgcccgggggcttcacccacttgctggtggcggtcgacaagttctccaattggatcgaggctcgacccatcggcaagatcaaatccgagcaagcagttctattcttcaccgacatcgtcttcaggttcggggtcccgaactcgattatcaccaacaacggcacccagttcacaggcaagaagttcttggcgttctgcgacagtttccacatacgtgtggactggtcggctgtggcacacccacagacgaatgggcaagtggagcgtgccaacggcatgatcctccagggactgaagccgagaatcttcaacaagctgaacaagtttggccggaggtggctcacggagctaccctcggtcatttggagcctgaggacgaccccaaatAGAACCACGGGCttttccccgttcttcctcgtctacggcGCTGAGGCCattctccccactgacttggaatatggatcgccaaggctcaaggcataccaagagcaacaaaaccagcgagctcgcgaagactcgctggaccaagtggacgaggctcgagacatggcgctcctccactctgcgcgctaccagcagtctttgcGAAGGTAtgaagcgcagagggtccggcgccgagacctcaacgaaggggacttggtgctgaggctccgacaggacaacaggggccaccacaagctctcacctccatgggaagggccgtacataatcgccgaggtgctcaaacccggcacatacaagctggcgaacgaaaacggcgaagtccttaccaacgcttggaacatacaacagctacatcacttctatccttagcatttcgagctatttgtatattgttcgtactcgcattttcaatttcccgaaataataaggaagtacgctttacttactgctttttgggaaccttccggaccctcgagggctcgggtgCACACGAAcattgaggtacgctcggctttaccctcggcaaagccgagcctccctcggggtctactacggggggaacccccgaacgtccccaaaaagtcgccaatgttttttcgaaatatttccgtctcgaccctaagcttctcgtatccttggaaaaaacggacgtgaggcgtaagcaactacggtacggggctggccgagtcgtggggctgCCTACGCCTCCAGGacacggcacccccctcaccaccctacgcctacgttgcttatgaacgcgaacttcctcgcagatgtttatctaagtcgcatacgaagaacacggaaataaagtaaagaaatataGGTTCGAActcacaaggcctcgacgggccacacattcaaattacgaaaataaaatctcttatattcataggatgcgattacaaagcgcgactatgataaacactaatctatttacatgggcttcgaggcccacttttcctacaggctaccatccccccttgcgggccctCAGGGGCATCGAATTCGgtgatgggagggatgtctgcttcgagcttttcggcgaggacggtggcgaactcctccgcggctgcgtcaacttcatccatgatgaccgacgcggcgtccgcatccgcatcatcgggaatgacgtaccccgacgacaccctctggagatccatgaggtagtgtgtcgaggccacggcgagagcccgcaggacaccgagacggaaggtgctcttggcgtgttcggtaatccggccgcctagcaagcgcaggcggctgatcaccgaactgcccgagacggcaccctccccctcgagctcttgacacacgctcacggcggtctgctctagctcagcaaactccatctgcgccgccgtgagcgcggtgtggaccgcttccttcaccgcggtctcgtccgccaccttctgcctcagctctgagcaaaggaaaccaACGTCAGTTGTGAAAAGTAACAAATCAACGAAAAAtcaaaggtactcacccgtgatgttcctcggcgcctcctccctctgggctcgagcggcctcttcgagcgaggacaaggaggcttccttctccataagggtagcccccatgttctggagggccacccccttctcctcgagggcctcgccctattcccggagggtcccggtgagcgcaaccACAGCTACCTCCCTGTGGAGGAGCTcagccttctgctgctcgagcgtggtGCTGAGACGTTGTAGCTCGGCGCTTTGGACctcagcctcccgagctctatactcgagcgccgtccgaaggcgctgcagctcggcagcttgtgcctcggcctcccgggccttctcctccgctgccgccctctggacgtcccgctcaccagcaacccgcgccagctcctcctccagcgcctgctgacgcgctcccagatccgccatcttCGCGTTGGCGTCAATGTTCTTGagtaccagctcggcgttgtgctgcccgagctggctcagctgagagtacagccggttcatctcggcgctcttttcgcgcgagatttccctcagctgctacAAAGGGGAGGACGTGGGTGAAGACGCCTAAAAGTTAAACcaaatccgagcaattttcgggggggggggaagcatttacctggctgacctggtaatccgcattctggTGGAGCGTGAAGGCGCGGTCAAGGGCTTGCAAGATCTCGTGGcccacgcccatctgcttgttccaggcctcctcctcctcttgctccttgcgaaggaactccgaggggaccccggtCGGAATGATCGCCCCGAGATGgcccccctcggacgtccccgcctcgagcatgcccgcgctggctgacgcgaactcggcgatgtgtgcggcggcgcttgccgcagcaacggggtcgatgtccatcgagtccccgtactcctcactgctgtccggcagctccaccaccgccgtcacaCCCActtgcgccgttggcacgggcactaccgcgacagtaccctcgtcccgggcctccgcGGGCCCCAGGACGGGAGCTCCTTCCACCATCGGTGCCTCTTGCGCCGTCTCCTCTGTGatgccctcgccctcggccctcgggggctcgaagacgagggtctcctcctccacacggtcagcagggcgctcctgcgcgcccccgccggtCTCTCCTCCTGTGTCTGGTCGGGCGGCGCTAGCCACattgccctgaccggcctcaacttcagtAACGGCCAGGGTGGCGCCGTCCACACCACCCTGGCCGGTCTCCCCGGCGTCGGCAGCCAGAGCGGCTGCTTCggcaccgctctggccggcgtcaccctcctcctcctgtgcccgagcttgctgcgcTGCCTGGGCACCccgagccatggcctcccgtagcctcgcggccgccgcctcgaggtccACAGCAggcggggctgcggcgccgtgtgcggcgtactgcgtgccccggtcttgagagccttggccggggcaagctgcaccgcatctttggggacggccccggggctggaaatcgaaGAACATGAGTTGAGGACAATAGGATCGAGAAACCCACCAAACACGCAACAAAAACGAAAGCGAGGTCTGcttacccggatcgagcactcatgctccgcttcctcgagGCGCTTCTTCGGGTCCGAGTCGCCgtgccgcccctcgaagactgccccgagggcgccccctcgtgtcggcctggtgactcgaggctgccagcacggacgactcctcgcCCGCCGCAGTCTTGTCGCCAAggaccagcacctggggcgcaggCGTCTCCTCACCAGCCGCCAGAGGCGAAGACCCCAGCTCAGCCCCCCCGAGGGATGGGTGCACCGAGGACTCTGCTATGGCCCTCGTCACCTCCGGTGCCACCGGCTCCCCCTCGTCATCATAccacaggtagaacggcggGGGGCTCGTGCCCGCGGCTTCCCCGTCGCTCCTCAGAGtgtggtcctcggcatccgaggcctcctcctcctcctccgaggactcgggcgtggcgggccaTGCTTTCCCCTCCGCACGAGCAAGCTTGCACTCCTTGTCGTGCTTCccctttctcttcctcttcctctcggccttttCCTCCgtcgcgtccttccgccttttcatcttctccgcgtggagacgattgatcaggcgttgttccgggaccgggggcttcgaggtgccgcacctcaacccctgcaaagcacgCCCGAGACAGGGTCAGGAAAAGGGGACGAATAAAATACAGCGGATTCGAAatcaaaacttaccagagaaatgtaccccagCTCGGggtgcatcttgatcctccagagGTCCTCGGGATTTTAAGGGAAGTCagccaccgcgtacttcgccctacaggcggcggcggtgtgggatAGCAGCTCTTTCGACGTCCTTGAGCCCTccaccttgctcccgggggtgagctcgaaaatcggcagggccctttccacgagagggataaccctctgccggtggaagttcacGATGACGGCCGCTGCCATCAGCCCCTTCCTCACCAGAcacgccagcgcgtcggtgaggccctcgagcttggcttgttgcGATGGGGGCGACatcccccagtcccacttcggcggaCGCTCCCGGATAACTTTGttagtgaacgccgggagcgcgcccttgtagttccgaaggtagaaccaccctcggctccacccggagttgtttgtcgtcatcttgctcgtgATGTAAAAAttcctccgggtcgggcggacgtggagcgtcaggccaccggcgcgcgtgAACTGCCTCGGTTGgccccgcgcgttctcgacgaagagttcaccgcggaacagatggacacagaggtcccagtgggcttcgatgccgaggtacccctcgcagacggcgacgaagaccgccgcctgcgagatggagttggggctgaagttgtgcagttccactccgtagtactcgcacaaagccctcatgaacctgctgacggggacgccgaagcctcgctcgtgaaggcgcacgaagctcacgacgtagccttgtgggggcttcggctcggtctcatcCGGATGCGgtgaaatccacgccggcgcccccaagtcggtaatccgcggcagcagccggtcggcgaccaactgctgtaggaccgccacggtggcggaagacttccccc
This genomic interval carries:
- the LOC120676107 gene encoding uncharacterized protein LOC120676107, encoding MDGGSSLNIMYAPTLELMGIGLDKLRPSKSPFHGVAPGKRVQPLGQIDLPVCFGTAANFRKEVLTFEVVGFRGSYHAILGRPCYAKFMAVPNYTYLKLKMPGPKGVITIGSSFEHAYECDVECVERAEAQAEDEALAATLDKMASEALDSTHRHAGSFEPAEDIKKMPLDPNHSDDKALQISANLDGK